The Pecten maximus chromosome 10, xPecMax1.1, whole genome shotgun sequence region CAAAGATACAGCATTTGTCAGCATTTCGATCTATAGTgaactatatacaatgtatgtggcTGGTCTTGTTACcgggcatgggcttattgcaggataaatatggtagcAAATATAAGTTTGGTCAACACAGATTGACCTGCTACTGGGGTAGGAGTATTCAAATTCTCATCTCACTAGAATGTGGTGAATTCACAGTTTTTACACCACAGtgaatgtcatttattttaacgTTAGAAACAGGGTTTCTGGTTAGCATTCCAATTCTCCAAATGACAACTTTTGTAACGATGAGTCATGTGCTGGAGAACTGGATGTCTCATGTGACAAGTATTACGTGATCATATCTAGAGTAACCACTGGAAAACTTGCGTAACCATGGGTTACTCGCTGGAAAACTTCAGTAGCCATGGGGTTACTCACTGGAAAACTTCAGTAGCCATGGGGTTACTCGCTGGAAAGTTTCGGTAACCATGGGGTTACTTGCTGGAAAGTTTCGGTAACCATGGGGTTACTCGCTGGAAAGCTTTAGTTACCATGGGGTTACTCACTGGAAAGCTTTGGTAACCATGGGGTTACTCACTGGAAAGTTTCGGTAACCATGGGGTTACTCACTGGAAAACTTTGGTAACCATGGGTTACTCACTGGAAAGCTTCGGTAACCATGGGGTTACTCACTGGAAAGCTTCGGTAACCATGGGGTTACTCACAGGAAAGCTTTGGTAACCATGGGGTTACTCACTGAAAATCTTTGGTAACAATGGGGTTACTCGCTGGACATCGATCTTTGGTAACCATGTGTTACTGAAAAACTTCAGTAACAAGAGTTACTCACTGGAAAACTTTGGTAACCATGGGTTACACACTAGAAATCTTCAGTAACCATGGGTACCTACTACAGAGCTTCAGCAACTGAAGGAAGATGTTGAATTTAGCAAGCCAGTAGGCACTTAACTAATATCCTTACAACTCCATTAGCTAGGTACCTCAAAGAGTCAGTAACCATGTGCTACCCAATGGAGAGCTTTGGTAACCAGGAGTTACTCACTTGCAAGCTTTGGTAACTATGAGGAGCCTACTTTAAACTCCAGTAACCGTTAGTTACCTGCTAGAAATCTTCCATAGTTTCCCACAGGTCGTGGGATTCTGTTTGGCGTAATCAGCTGAACATTTCTTCTTCGACAGGTTTAGATACCCAGGTGCCATAACTGTTTTCCGTCATTTTCTTCAGCATCAACTTATTTGCTTGCTGGAAGTCTGTGGCAGCCATTTTGGCCTGATTGTATGTTTTGTACTGTAAAAGCTCCTGATGTCCGAACTTTTTACACACTTGTTTAAAACTGTCATACAAGTTCTTCTTGGTACAACGAGAGAATAATGCTTTCTCGAtactgaaaaagaaaaacaagatCAGAATTATAACGAAAATTTTGAGTTTTATTTTACTTGTAACAAAGAAACACCTCCTTTCAATAATAGTCTTAATTGCCAAATAATTTTgcaactaatttttttttatttgaaattctAATTCCAGGAAAcagaattaaaatatttgtttgaaaaataattctACTTTGAAACGGAATATCAtagtgatttatatatatatatatatatccctttTGTCTACTTGAAAATAATTCACtgctataattttcaaattatttaacttgCTCATGAAAATACagattctgattttttttccatacaGGCTTTCTTGGCCTTTAATCCTCACTTAGTAACATGACCAATATCAGCCTTATACTCTAGCCAAGCAAAACAAAGGCTGTGTTGTCCttattgacctctgaccctaacaTATAGTGTACAGTTCCAACTTCTGTCTATGACATCTGTCTCTTGAGCAAAAATCCCATTTGCTATGACCTGCTGGTGAATAATAAGGTCTCATTTCTGTCTACGACCTCTGACCCTTACCTAGTGTAAAACAGTCCCATTTGCTATGACCTCTGACCCTTACCTAGTGTAAAACAGACCCATTTgatatgacctttgacccttacCTAGTGTAAAACAGTCCCATTTGctatgacctctgacctttaccTAGTGTAAAACAGCCCCATTTGCtatgacctcagacccttaCCTTGTGTAAAACAGTCCCATTTGCTATGATCTCTGACCCTTACATAATGTGAAACAGTCCCATTTGCTATGACCTGCTGGTGAATAATAAGGTCTCATTTCTGTCTACGACCTCTGACCCTTACCTAGTGTAAAACAGTCCCATTTGCTATGATCTCTGACCCTTACCTTGTGTAAAACAGTCCCATTTGCTATGACCTCTGACCCTTACCTTGTGTAAAACAGTCCCATTTGCTATGATCTCTGACCCTTACCTAGTGTAAAACAGTCCCATTTGCTATGACCTCTGACCCTTACCTAGTGTAAAACAGCCCCATTTGATATGACCTCTGACCCTTACCTTGTGTAACACAGGCCCTGTGTTCCATCTGTAACCTCTGGCTTGTCGTCTCCGTAGCACCAGTTGATGCTGAGAGCCTTCGTTTTCTGTGTCTCGCGGGATGGCTCCACAGCAGTTACGCGCCCTAACCACGGGTGATTCAGCTGGTAGCCCTGAGGCAGCATTGTATTGATGTCCATGTCACCGCGATTCACACGGCAGCATACAGCTCGGGCCAGATGACCAGGGTCAAATAGAAATCCTGTCAAATATAGAACATCCACAACTGCAGTAATGATCTCAAAATGTATCTCAGCTCTATCAGctatatataaagatacatgtgTCTGAAGAGGAAAAGCCGTGACATTGTGGGATAAATCTCTTCCTCATTTTCGTTCTTTCcgaaaatgacattttatattttatgtgttgTTTACCTAAAAAGGCTATATTCAGCGTTGTAGTTGCATTACATGTTTAACAAAGTTTTGCATAAGAGATGCGAGAAAAATATTCAACCAATATGTTAGGTATTTTCAGTAACTGAATTTAGGGTTAACATAGCCTTTACAAGGTCTCAACATTGACCCAAGTTATATACACTCCGAGATAAAATATTCATGGTATTTACTTGGTATTACAAATGGCCCCTAAGTACTGTATTTGCTACTGGTAGTATACAAATGTTCTGTAAAGCTTAACTCAGTGAGATAATTACAGTACCATGTTGCTGAAACATTTGCATTACTGAAAAATTTCTGAGAATCACAAATCATCAAACTAGATATAATTTATTGTCTTGCATTAACTAAATTccaaatttatttcaatattaaaaattttctataaaatttaagcaaaatgatatttctataaattgaGAACACTTACCGAGTGTTAGAGAATCTAGGTAGACGGGTTCTAAAAAGTGACTGAGAAGAGCTCCCTGCATACCAACGACATTCCATCGACAAATTTTGTCTGTACAGGACATGGTCCGCAGCCTCTCGCCTCTCTGGATTCCGTCAAATGTCTGTACGGTGAAGTCTGGTTCAACTGGAATGGTTCCCTCCCCTGGGAAAAGGAGAAATGATGGTGAAACATTTATCTGGCAAAAAGCCCAGAGATGCATCTTATTCCTGAttcaaactagaactgtcgtccagagggccaactcataccccccgaccctctggtgaagattttccaacaaaaacctgtttttaGTGAACGGGTTACCACGGCAACCTAAATTTGTGGGGAAAAAACCTGCatgcatatgtacacattatgagtccctaacattcctgtgtatttcaaatgaaatcagttgatagctatataggagTTGTCTGAGTTGTCTTAGTTGTCTTGACTAaagtctacaatgtataagggttattgccatAAAATTTTGTGGAAATTCCTTCAGTAGTTTAGGAAGAGTAGCCGGTACATcattgtgtctacagacggacggacggacgacctgattccagtataccccccccccccccccccccccccccccccccccccctaacttcgttgcggggggtaTAATTAGGGAAGGAGGTTATTTTATAGCCTGACACTGATTATCTTACCTCCCTCCATCTTGGTGCGGAGTAGCCCCTGTACCTGGCTGGTGAATGTTGGATGGTGGGTCCTGTCTTTCAATGTCTCTAATGGAGTATTGTTGGAGGCAGAATCCCTGTTGATAAACATGTAGAGTATTACctaactatatatgtataccattATGTCCATACAATATTAGAATTCCTGTTGATAAACATGTagaatattatataactatatatatgtataccattATGTCCATACAATATTAGAATTCCTATTGATAAACATGTAGAGTATTACctaactatatatgtataccattGTGTTCATACAATTTTGTCAATTTTCGCTTATTCTTTTTTATTCACTCCATTTAAGGGGCCGTGGCGATGGCCtggtggttaaggtgtccctacactttatcactagccctccacctctgggttgcgagttcgaaacctacgtggggcagttgccaggtaccgactgtaggccggtgatttttctccggctttccttcacctccaaaacctggcacgcccttaaatgaccctagctattaataggacgttaaacaaaaacaaaccaaacaaaccaaatcaatttttgctaaataaaatattgacaaagagcatattacatatgtatgtgaaAAGTCTTTGTCCAGACTTGCTAGATCATTATGTTTGGTCCAATCGTCTGGACCGCAGTAAAAGAAAATCTGACTGAGGGCTGTCTTTGAGTGTCTTATTTCTTGTGTTCTTGCTGTCGTTCAAAGACAACCCTAGCATGGCGTcagtcaagggaggtaattaccTGGGAGAGAAGAGAGCACCATCCCCACATGGTGCAGTAGAAATATAAAGGTGGAAAGTTATACCATCCCTTATCTTTAGCTTTCCTGACGGTGACTTCACGAAGAAACCATTAGGGCCATTGGGTTCAAAGGTCAGCAACTTTTTATACAGGAACCTGAAAAACACAACATATTTCTATGTAATAGAGCAATGTTCCCTATCCCAAGCCAACACACAGTGAGCATGTCCTAAACAATAGGCATATGTCGAGACAAAGGTAAGGTTTATGTACATTTAACTGAGAAATTAAACATTCTTGATGAAAAGCAACATTAAGTTGctttttcttttaattcttGTTTTCCAATAAGATGGCCTTTAACTTgttatcaaaatatgttaaGAATGTCaagtttacaaaaaatatttttctgtagaaatatatatttctagaAATATAAAAGCTGGGAATTTAACTATATTTCCTAAGTTTTTTATGACATACCTAATGAAGCCCCGACGAGTGATGATTTCAGCGTGAGAGTCGTTGACCGTGTTTCCCTCCAGACTCAGCTGCTGACCAGTTATACATCTGTTACCTAGGATACATCATCACATGGTCAGTAAAATATAATACAGGGATGTGTAACTCAGAAAAATAACTGATATAGGTATTAGAgaataggtcaaaggtcacaggatttttcaaaacatataaatgttacagatattatattgttttaatttgtggCTAATGGTCTGATGaaggacacaaacctgttcTCATGAATATGACCTTGCCAAGGTCAAGTGATTTTGTCAATGGtaaaaggttaaaggtcaaaggatTTTAAACAGACAATTGTTCCCATGGAATGACAGTTCCAAATTCAAAATGACTTAGTCATAgctaggtcaaaggtcagaggATTTCAAAACACTCACCTGTTCCTATGGATGTGACAGTGCAAAGGTCAAAATAACTTGGTCATAGGTCAAAGATCAAAAGGTCAGAGGATTTTAAAACACACACCTGTTCCTATGGATATGACACTGCCAAGGTTAAGTCATAGTTCAAAGGTCAGAGGATTTCAAAACACTCACCTGTTCCTATGGATATGACAGTGCCAAGGTCAGCATCAGATGTCTTCATCACAAGCCCGGCAATGACCTTACGGCCAGCAAAGTTGTCAGCTATGGTGGCCACAAGGGAATTGAAGTGCTGGTGAGTCAGGGCGGCCACACGGTCAAAGTGAGTCATCTGTGATGCAGGGACGACATTCTTGGTCTGTCATTAAAAAGATACATTTAATCATCACAAAATGAAACAGCAAGCCTGGCAAAATCCTCACCACAGTATGACAAGGCATGCTGAGATAAAGAAAACTTTTATTCCCACTTTAACGGGTCAATGTGTTGGTACCAAGCTAGATAGATTGGAAAACCTAGGTATTTCATAGAGAAATCACTGAATTTCATGACAAGGGATTCTGTGTCTGAAAAAgtgtatttcaaaatattttgattgacTATTTCAATTCTTTAAATCTTTGCTACATATCTGGCATAATATTTTGAAACAGAAATGAATAATGTAATCAATTCAGAATTCCTACAAACATACCACACGAGCAAATACGTTAGTACATGCAGACATATCTTGAGGATTTGGTGATGATAATACTCACTGGAATTttttctgtgttatattttCCTTCCACGATTAGAGCCCGGAGTGCCATATCTGCCGCTTCTTTCCTGCCATCTTTTTTGTTGGTACACGTCACAGTCGACAGCTGTTCGTTACCGATAAACACTCCCATCTGAAACCTATTGGACACAAAACAAAACCGGTCAGCTGATCAGAATATTGTCAACATGCATATTGTGATCACGCTTTGTACTGATCGCAATATATTTCCTTTAAATGCTAATTAATCCAATACATTGTCATTTAATTGTGCATATATAAGCATCTGCAACAACTACAAAAATCTActtcaatttgattttaataaaaaaaaaattcttgaagaactttgaattatttttctttgATCCTCTTGTATCAAATTTAAAACTGGTATTGAAAAGTAGTTACATCATGTGTGTTTTTTGTAAAAACCTAAATGtacatttatcattttataaaaatgaatttaaatacacaAAAATTTATATCCAAAAAAATTACATGTCTAGCATAATTAACTTTGCAGTTATTTGTCTTTACAGAGTTTAAGTCTTTGTGACAACTTGAATGTCAAAGAGATCCTAAGAGAGGGAAAGCAgaacacagaaagacagagtaGAGAGTTTTAAagaaatactgtacatgtaatttcacagctaaatttaaatttacatacaAAGAATTTTGTAAAAGAGACCAAAAAAATATCATTGCATACATCCCAGACAGAGCATAAAAATATCAGTCAGTTAGCTGCTATTTTCGCGTACAAGTTTAATCATGCAGTGACCTAATTTGGAGCAGTGACCTACTTTGGACGGTGAGAAGGGCCGGACTGGCGGATGACTTCTATCCTGGCAACCTTGTGCCTTGACTGGGCATATTCCATCAAAGCACTGACTGGATTTTTGTTGAGGGCAGCAAAACTCTCTGTAGAGAAGTCAAGACTGAGGCTTTGTGGCCCCGACAGTGAAGGAGGACTAGCGAAATTTCCCGTCACTGGTAAGGAATGTGGTTGTTGGCCCTGTAATTGGGACATTTCTTGagaagagttacctcccctgccTAGGAATAGCGGAGATGCTCTTGCATTTTGGGAACTGGCATTCAGGAGTTTCTGCATGCCAGCATTTGCAAGGCCTGAATCTATCGGTGAAGATGCATCCCTTAAAGGTGAGATTTCAGTCTGTTTGAGTTGCTGACGAACAATCTCCAGTGGAGCCGGAGGAAGTTTAAATCCCTGAGACATACCCTGTGGAGTGGGCTGTCTCAAAGGTACTGGTCCTTGCTGAACTCTGGACTGCTGGGAGGAGGTTTCAGATGATGTGAATGGTGATTGTGTTTGTGTCTGATAAGATGAAAATGGGGATGAAGATGTCTGAGGTGATGAATGTGGCAATGAGAATGAGGATGAGGATGAGGATGATTTGAGTTGTGCAGTATCCGACTGCGATATTTTCATCAGTCTTGATATGAGAGAGTCCGTTTGGTTAACTTTCATTGGCTGACAAGATCCTGCTACCGACATTGAATTGTTTACTGTACACCTGATTGGTTGCAAACTCAGCATACGTGGTTCTGCTATCCCTACACCTGTATTAGCATTGAAAGGCAAACGATTGCCCACAGATGAAGGATGTGCCATTCGGCCTAAGATCTCAAACGGGTTTAATGGTTTTCCTGTAGATGGCACACGTTTCGGTGGCGGATTTAGGTTTGGTCTATTGGAGCCGATCTGAACTTGTTCCTCGTCACCGCAGTTGATTAACTTACCACGAATGTACTCCTCTCCCTTTTTGTCCAACACATAAACTTCGTCTTGGTCTCTAACATACTTCAACCTCCTCGCCTCTTGAATTATTTCCGAGACTTCTTCTTGTGAAATTTTCATCTTATGTACTAACACAAAACTCTTTGCCATTTTCATTGGACATCCAAGCAGAGTTTGTAATAACTTGTCTACGTCTGAGAAAGCTGTTTTTGGCTCGGATTTCACCTCAGGTGTACAACTACCTGGAGATATGCCCTGTTTTATCACAACTCTATCTGGGCTACTTGTCCAATCATGTACACCACCTCTTTTATCTGTTGGTGAAGTTTCATCAACCCTTTTACCAATGTTTTCATCACTTGAACAACTAACCATCATATCATTTTCACTTTCATCAGGCTCTAATTTAACTTCCACTTGCATTTTCTCACTCTCACTATCAGAAGTATTTTCCATTCTACTTCTGTCATTACCAAAAGGCCAAGATGCTTCACTGCGGCTTGGAGACATTGTTAATCCTTGATGGCTCGCACCAAGAAATTGTCCAGATGACTGAGGTGTATCCTGCAAAGACGGTTCCTCTAGTTTTAAATGAACATCACCAATATTGCTGAACATTTCTTCTGAATTAAATTCAGCTGGATTGAATGAAGGCCCACTCTGGGTCTCGATGTTGGTGACACCAGATGGATCCCCATAAAGTTGTGCCGTCCACAACACTGGCTGCTTAGATGCTTGAAGGATTTGTCCATTGTGTAACATCCAGTACAATAAAGGATTAACTTCAGATGAAGTGGACAGTCCAAGTGACTTTGCAATATCGGCAGCTTTGACAGGTGATCTTTGTGTGTGTAGAAAGGTCAGAATAGCTCTTATAGATTCCGGATCCACTGGCCTACTGTTCTTGAATGACTGTAACAGagaaaatatgtaattaaaatctaacaaaccaaaaacaaccaaaaatataaaaaaaataataataatacttaTTTCTTTATGTCAATGAAATTTATTCCTGTAAACGTCTGCACATGTATGTTAGTCTGACATTGTATgtttaaccctttcacccctactgaccatattggacttcacATGATGAATgatggcagagtccactaaagtttcttaTGGTTGAAAGGGTTAACTTATTTAGTCTCAGACTTATAATCAACTGTTACATGGAACAGACCATTCTTCTTAGCTCACTTCCTGTGAGAGCAATTGGTAATCGTTTAATGTATTTTACTGTTTTTCTTTCCCCAATAtggattaattaaattaaagGAAAAGTCATAGAGATATTATATGTCAGCTGAATGACAAATAGTTTCATTAAAGAATATAGTTTTAAAATTGGGTGTAAATGAGACAAGTTTTTTATTGGTTACAGGTGTACTACAGTGAACAGTGACGAGTGTACATACATCGTACACGAGCAAAATTAATATCATAGCCCAATTTTTAAGCAAATATGAtagtattgtgttgttttgtggACCATCACAGATTTAGGTCATCTTAGACCGtatataattcataaaaaaagCAAATCGAAAgtaaaaatgttacaaaattacTTTGATAATCATTGATATGTAATGTGAACTTAAATAACTTTAACATTGCAGTATATCACAAAACTTACCATTCTAGTGGTAATGGGAGgcatttatgaaaataaatatttctctaTGCACAGCACATAAGCGACACCAAGCTTAAAACCGGTTACCAACTGACTGAATGAGTACCCCTACTATGAACTATTTAAATAGCTTTAAATTGCACAGGTAtgcattatttttaaaaatagcTATTGCTCACCTCTTCACAAAACTAGGTTGATTTTTCATGTAATGACAAGACTTAAAGGTATGTCATCCAATTAACATTCTATATTTAGGTTTATTGAAAAACCAATAAGGTGATCGATAATATTTTACACATTAGCGACACgaaacaaaaaacgaaaatcGAAACCGAAACTAGGATTCTTGGTATTCCATTTGGAAATAACCGATGACGACAGAGGCTATCAAAAtactataaatatttattacatttctattttGAGAGTTAAATCCACGTTTAAGTCCACGAATAACTCCCCTTCCTCGTCCTCGTCCTCTCCCCCTACCCCTCGAGACACCATCGTGCTGACGATTCCTCTGCATCATCGATGGGCCGGTCATGATCACGGAGTGCGAAGGCCGAGCATCCTGCATTTGCCAGACAGGCggaacattttgtatttttctaaTAACTCCCTGCCTCTGTAGTCTATATAATTCCACATTTAAAGTCTTTTTCTTGCCACGTAAAGCATGAAGTAAATCCGCGGTCTTGCATGTCTGGTTCTTCTGTTTCTGTATGTGCTGCAATATCCTTGTCACCATATTGtccgccatttttgtttactggTCACGTGACTTTTTGAGAGCGTCTCTTACTTTCCAAATCTACTTTCGATTTGTCCAAGTGAGTTTTTAAAATACAGTAGGATTAGGCCGACAGTTAACGTTAACTAGTTATAGTGACCTTTCATGAGACAGAAATACTCGTTGCTTTTTCAATGAATACAAAATCAAATGAAAGCGAAAGTTTTATTTGAACTAAAATTCCAAGAGCCCTAAAGATGAGGAAAGtctgttgtaaaaaaaaaaatgaacgtAAAAAGCATCTAGAATTAAGAATATAAAAAAGAATTTACTATATCAATAATGAcaaaatgatacaatgtatataaatgatacaatgtatataaattatgagAATGAAGTACGTTTGCGTgttcatttaagcaatgaactgttaccaaatggtagtatacagtcgatatgaatacaatttgtgtgacagatacaaaatgtagaatgtcgcccgttatggcgacatgaaatatttatctgtcacccaaattgtattcatatcgactgtatgctaccatttggtaacaatTACGTTCATaaagaatttgtttttatttactgcaggcagagacctatatactaaagtaTAGTATAAGTATCTGCTGTAGGTTTTGatgcgtttaaatttgccgcttactcTATCGCcgacgtcatcaagttcaaataccggaacagtcgacatttccagaaggaataatatcGTCTCCCGTGCCGTTATTAAAAGCAAACACATTAAATGGTTTagcacaaatttggctttattttctgtttcatttacgtttgtagatatcgtcaaattattcacaattgcataattttttattgtttaaaatccaagccgTTTTCGGTTAACATTTaattagaagtgatgcggctttgaacgggtattgcacaggacagacttgattcctcggaaacacttatgcttctatcgactggatttactttattttcagaagaatatcagttcttaaatcataaatgaaagtcgtcttgacagtaggtgaaaatgATTCcaaagatattttgtttatttagcAGACTGTTTTTTTCAACTTCACGGGGGCTCGATACAGTAgacctttgacatcagtgaataaccacaaaactaaaatccagtataATAGGCCTACATatacaaccggaaaccatgtcgatactccaGATTCACTGGAATTTAATGTCGTCGTGTcttatggcaagccaaagtggaaaaaagaaactatttatggatatccatcaATCGATTTATGAATAtcctaattttcttctgtttatctctaCTACAATtcccttttacaatacatatttatttaatacaattcagattatattttttatactaaacagattatatttttaaatatgtctcaaGTACACGTATTTGCTTATTTGCAGTTAGACGTACATGTCAGACAATCTAATAGCTATAATCAGATACATGctgaatgtaaactatatagcattgttttatcttatataagatatgttatcacgATAATATTCcgaaacaaaatacaacatagaattataatttaactcattccattataacaattatacacaacgagaaaaaaattttgtttttcaaatatatgtgtgtgtgtatttcggcacaaattgcatgaaacttgtagaaaaaataatctgatactttctcaattaagaaaagtaaaataagcgcCTTTATCAGCTAttgttaaacgtacatgtagtgaatgagcgaatagtgaaaattggagataatatctcatttacatatttaaattgctcatttaaatatgatttaaaatttgggcatagttacatttaaatttttgtgggggtctgatctagcccaccatcctacctttggtgccattcctataaaggactacttacaaccggaaaccaggatgaagtctgatttacatatttgttactgttaatcttaaaatgaattataaaacattaaccaaaagaacaggtccggagttaTACATGCACATGGAGTACAAAATTCACTATTGGAATTTTCCTAACTACATGACAGTTGGTATAAGATGCAGAAATTAATCAATACTTTTAAGGAAATCGTTTGCTTTCAAACGTTAggtgaacgttactatacgtatgcttaggaatgttattgaatataatgaaacacagATTTCTGAAGgcagatagacacagaaatataattttccaatgtacagattttgatattatatatataccctttgtctgatcttcaatgaaattagtaaattaatgtatttttaaaacattaggTTTGCACACCAACGCTGTCACGGATGTTTTGCCTTATATATCAAGGCTGCTAAATAGTGGTATTaacgtctccaaacgagaccaagtaTGGTTTAAAAAAAGCCAGGGTTGTCACATGAACACAGTCCgagagtgtcctaggctcggctGTAACCATTAACCTCGTCAATCAACCTCTATCTGAGtataattccaacttttaacttAACTCTAGAACACATGTCGTGCTATGTTATGACCACCGGTAGAGTTGAAagattcatttatattaaattcaattcaactttactGGAACgtttataactacaactgtatttttatGTATAAATGAATTTTACCTACACATATCGTCATGAAAACATCGCCCATTGTCGTAATGGTCATCCCAAAACGTCGTTTTACGGTAACGCGACTTAAATACAGGGTTGATCTCAggtttttggtcttgatttctttcttaAATATTTAGGTACTACTTTAATTTAAATACttattatggatatccataaatcgaattattaTTGAGCCCCTTTTATTCCGAATTGAGAAAAGTATTAACCGTATTTTCCCGGTGCCTCTCTGTATTAAAATTGACTTAATCATTTACGagtaaaaatggaaaaaaaatcccCAAGAAAATTTagtaaatacataatgtatgccAAGTCGGGTAGAATGTCACAATTAAATGATTGATATGTTATTCTGCATCTAGGacttggtttgtgtgtgtgtatatgtttCAGCATTAGAATTAACTCGGCTGTGTTCTTCGCCATTTTGTACACATAGTGTCAAGTGATTTTGGTTGTGTGCTGTAAAGAGTAGTAAAAACGCCACGTGTAATATTGAATTGTCTGATCGGGATGTAATTCATGAATACTTATGTAATAATTTACcatgttttataaaa contains the following coding sequences:
- the LOC117335621 gene encoding double-stranded RNA-specific adenosine deaminase-like isoform X2; protein product: MPPITTRMSFKNSRPVDPESIRAILTFLHTQRSPVKAADIAKSLGLSTSSEVNPLLYWMLHNGQILQASKQPVLWTAQLYGDPSGVTNIETQSGPSFNPAEFNSEEMFSNIGDVHLKLEEPSLQDTPQSSGQFLGASHQGLTMSPSRSEASWPFGNDRSRMENTSDSESEKMQVEVKLEPDESENDMMVSCSSDENIGKRVDETSPTDKRGGVHDWTSSPDRVVIKQGISPGSCTPEVKSEPKTAFSDVDKLLQTLLGCPMKMAKSFVLVHKMKISQEEVSEIIQEARRLKYVRDQDEVYVLDKKGEEYIRGKLINCGDEEQVQIGSNRPNLNPPPKRVPSTGKPLNPFEILGRMAHPSSVGNRLPFNANTGVGIAEPRMLSLQPIRCTVNNSMSVAGSCQPMKVNQTDSLISRLMKISQSDTAQLKSSSSSSSFSLPHSSPQTSSSPFSSYQTQTQSPFTSSETSSQQSRVQQGPVPLRQPTPQGMSQGFKLPPAPLEIVRQQLKQTEISPLRDASSPIDSGLANAGMQKLLNASSQNARASPLFLGRGGNSSQEMSQLQGQQPHSLPVTGNFASPPSLSGPQSLSLDFSTESFAALNKNPVSALMEYAQSRHKVARIEVIRQSGPSHRPKFQMGVFIGNEQLSTVTCTNKKDGRKEAADMALRALIVEGKYNTEKIPTKNVVPASQMTHFDRVAALTHQHFNSLVATIADNFAGRKVIAGLVMKTSDADLGTVISIGTGNRCITGQQLSLEGNTVNDSHAEIITRRGFIRFLYKKLLTFEPNGPNGFFVKSPSGKLKIRDGITFHLYISTAPCGDGALFSPRDSASNNTPLETLKDRTHHPTFTSQVQGLLRTKMEGGEGTIPVEPDFTVQTFDGIQRGERLRTMSCTDKICRWNVVGMQGALLSHFLEPVYLDSLTLGFLFDPGHLARAVCCRVNRGDMDINTMLPQGYQLNHPWLGRVTAVEPSRETQKTKALSINWCYGDDKPEVTDGTQGLCYTSIEKALFSRCTKKNLYDSFKQVCKKFGHQELLQYKTYNQAKMAATDFQQANKLMLKKMTENSYGTWVSKPVEEEMFS